A segment of the Babesia microti strain RI chromosome II, complete genome genome:
AttagaataaatattatgcgttattaataattttgatttaatGTATAAGAATTTAGGGTGGGTTGACAAAATCGGCCCCGGGGGAGCGGTTTCGTAGTGTAGTGGTAATCACAGTGGACTTTGAATCCACTAACCCGGGTTCGAGTCCCGGCGAGACCTTGAACGCAACTCTGGATGATGCAATTAATTAGTCGCTTTTTTACAATCAGTAAATAATCCCCGTTGTATAGAATATTTCACGTATTTTACAATTCAATCTAACAAATGCACTATACATACTAAGGTTGTAAACTATCAATTATGATTGTTGTTACAAGCGATTTTGAGCAGGTTGATATATTCTCGTAGACTCGTTTTTTGTACAAGTATGAAATCATGAGTATCATCACAATTACCCATTtgtatgttattttttCTGTAAATCCTGCACAAATAACATGCTATAGCCATCGCTAATTCATGTTCACACTGGATGATGTTTTTTGCTCACCGTTGGGGAAGTTTCATCGATAAGAACTGAATCTAGATATTCCttgcctaaataaaaaactTTATACATGAGCAAAATCCAATCAATGTCTGATGCTcttcattaaatttgtagaatgtaaataattgtttgtcCAGGTCATAGCTTGAAT
Coding sequences within it:
- a CDS encoding hypothetical protein (overlaps_old_locusTagID:BBM_II02005) yields the protein MNLQIMGQNYNLIRVFRRLLRELVNSDDTCRGDRILVELAELVPNVVHRSLALVNKLEFYCTKPVIHNDNSSYDLDKQLFTFYKFNEEHQTLIGFCSCKEYLDSVLIDETSPTCEHELAMAIACYLCRIYRKNNIQMGNCDDTHDFILVQKTSLREYINLLKIACNNNHN